In Silene latifolia isolate original U9 population chromosome 3, ASM4854445v1, whole genome shotgun sequence, a single window of DNA contains:
- the LOC141649572 gene encoding uncharacterized protein LOC141649572, whose product MDVMRGGEESPPPSPSSWVDHTKKGKVNDYVEDDGDFVLEEITVERNQEELVERNKGKGKYVSKEANTKQVSPLKKTINPPILFPNRGRGMNEERKFSKFLNMLKKLEVSLPFTEVVTQMPLYTKFLKDVLTKKRSIEGYGLVSLRGEFSAVLLNPMPEKLQDLGSFSIPCTVGNVSIKKSLCDLGASVSILPLPIAKNIGLNDMIPTSMTLQLADRSVQRPISVIEDVPVKVGNFFIPADFVVLDIPEDQQTPIILERPFLATGDANIRVKEGKLTFKVGGNIVEFSLTGAIPQPMFESVYSIDILEEPIEEAKEKCSGEHLEEDYEVLPPILDEVEGPSPPKVDLKPLPPSLEYAYLDEAHSLPVIINADLTAP is encoded by the coding sequence ATGGATGTAATGAGAGGAGGTGAGGAAAGTCCACCTCCTTCTCCATCAAGTTGGGTTGATCATACCAAGAAAGGAAAGGTGAATGACTATGTTGAGGATGATGGAGACTTTGTGTTAGAAGAGATAACAGTTGAAAGAAACCAAGAAGAATTGGTTGAAAGAAACAAAGGGAAGGGTAAATATGTAAGTAAGGAAGCCAACACCAAACAAGTTTCACCTCTCAAAAAGACCATTAACCCTCCAATCCTATTTCCTAATAGAGGTAGAGGAATGAATGAGGAGAGGAAATTCTCCAAATTCTTGAATATGTTGAAGAAGCTTGAAGTTTCATTGCCTTTCACCGAAGTAGTGACCCAAATGCCACTCTACACAAAATTCTTGAAGGATGTGTTGACCAAGAAGAGGAGTATTGAAGGATATGGTCTAGTCTCTCTTAGAGGAGAATTTAGTGCGGTATTGCTCAACCCCATGCCGGAAAAATTACAAGATCTGGGCAGTTTTTCCATCCCATGCACGGTGGGTAATGTGAGTATCAAAAAGTCACTTTGTGATCTTGGTGCTAGTGTTAGCATTCTACCTCTCCCCATTGCCAAGAATATTGGGTTGAATGACATGATTCCCACCTCAATGACACTACAACTCGCAGATAGATCGGTGCAAAGACCGATAAGTGTGATTGAAGATGTACCGGTCAAGGTTGGTAATTTCTTTATCCCGGcagactttgttgtacttgacattcCGGAGGATCAACAAACACCAATCATTCTAGAAAGGCCTTTCCTAGCAACCGGGGATGCCAACATTAGAGTCAAAGAGGGGAAGCTCACCTTCAAAGTCGGAGGGAATATTGTTGAATTCTCTTTGACCGGGGCCATACCACAACCAATGTTTGAAAGTGTCTATTCTATAGATATATTGGAAGAACCAATTGAAGAAGCTAAAGAAAAGTGCTCGGGGGAGCATTTGGAGGAAGATTATGAAGTCTTGCCACCTATCTTGGATGAAGTAGAGGGCCCGAGCCCTCCTAAGGTAGATCTTAAACCTTTGCCCCCATCCCTTGAATATGCCTATCTTGATGAGGCACACTCCCTCCCCGTGATCATCAATGCGGACCTAACGGCTCCTTAA